One part of the Acetoanaerobium sticklandii genome encodes these proteins:
- a CDS encoding dihydrofolate reductase family protein, with amino-acid sequence MSVFFYGCITMDGYLADKNHSLDWLYQTGSVEETDYESFYSNMDITLMGKRTFSEIETIENVSSIYATTKNYVFTHADSLSVEGFIPVNTDVVDFVNGISPDKNIWVVGGNTLLAPLLDNDMVDNIIIQIAPVLLGDGVPLFSQKESLKRFYLKEVKKYGQFAELVYSKI; translated from the coding sequence TTGAGTGTATTTTTTTATGGTTGCATAACTATGGATGGTTATCTTGCCGACAAGAATCATAGTTTGGACTGGCTTTATCAGACAGGTTCTGTAGAAGAAACTGACTATGAAAGCTTTTATAGCAATATGGATATTACGTTGATGGGAAAAAGGACATTTAGTGAAATTGAAACTATAGAAAATGTTAGCAGCATTTATGCTACTACTAAAAATTATGTTTTCACTCATGCAGATTCCTTATCAGTAGAGGGGTTTATTCCTGTGAATACAGATGTGGTTGATTTTGTTAATGGAATAAGTCCTGATAAAAATATTTGGGTAGTTGGAGGGAACACTTTATTAGCTCCTCTTTTAGATAATGATATGGTAGATAATATAATAATTCAAATTGCTCCAGTGTTATTAGGAGATGGAGTGCCACTATTTTCGCAAAAAGAATCATTAAAGAGGTTTTATTTGAAAGAAGTAAAAAAATATGGACAGTTTGCTGAGCTCGTTTATAGTAAAATATAA
- a CDS encoding GFA family protein — translation MIYKGSCLCGEVTFEIEGDFDNFYLCHCERCRKDTGSAHAANLFSSTAKLKWLSGQDKTKTFNFRLEGHIKSFCTNCGAALPNIQMDGRLLVVPAGCMDSDINIKPQGHIFYASKANWDTDLEKAPKFQKLPNG, via the coding sequence ATGATATATAAAGGATCATGCCTTTGCGGTGAAGTTACTTTCGAAATAGAAGGAGATTTTGATAATTTTTATCTCTGCCATTGTGAGCGATGTCGAAAAGATACAGGTTCAGCGCATGCAGCAAATCTGTTTTCTTCTACAGCCAAGTTAAAGTGGCTATCTGGCCAAGATAAAACTAAAACTTTTAATTTTCGTTTAGAAGGACATATAAAAAGTTTTTGCACTAATTGTGGAGCGGCTTTGCCAAATATACAAATGGATGGAAGATTGTTGGTTGTTCCTGCAGGATGTATGGACAGTGATATAAATATTAAGCCACAGGGACATATCTTTTATGCAAGTAAAGCAAACTGGGATACTGACCTTGAGAAAGCACCAAAGTTTCAAAAACTTCCAAATGGATAA